CGGGTGCTCGTCGCGGCGGTCGTGGTGCTCGCGATGCTCGTCGCCGGTGCGGCCGTGGCGCTGTATTACATGAGCGAGCGCGACGCGACGGAGGCCGCGGAAGTCAAGGTCGGTGACTGCCTGGCCGAGATTCCCGACAGCAGCCGCGTGCTCTATGTGCAGACCGTGGCGTGCGATCAGCCGCACAAGGGCGAGGTGTTCTCGGTGATGCAGATGCCCGACGGCGACTTCCCCGGCGAGTCGGCGGTGCTGGAGTACACCGACAAGTGCGGACCCGCGCTCAAGCAGTATGCGCCCGCGGCGGCCGACGACGCGGCGATCCGGACGCTGGTGCTGTACCCGACGGCCGATTCGTGGCAACGCGGGGACCGGACGGTCACGTGCATCGCGACCAGCGAGAACAGCAGGACCGGGAAAATAGGGTAACGCGCTACCTGAACGCCACGCTTCGCGCGGGCCGACACTCGAAGCATGGTCGAGATCGACAGTCGCCCCGCGACGGAGTTGCCGCTCGCGCCGCGCAATCCGCTGCCCTACCGCGAGCAGATCCGCTGCCTGCGCTCGTTCGTCGACGGTATGCGGAGATTGTCTGACGCCGGTGGCCCGGTCACCCGCATCGTCCTGGGACCGCGTCGGCTGCTGCCTCAGGCGCTGCTGATCACGTCGCCGCAGGGCGCCCACGATGTACTGAGTCTTCCCGACTCGGTCGCCGATCGCGGCGGGTCCCGCAACATGCGCGAACTGCAGCGCCTGATGGGCGGCAATCTCCTTGACCTGACTCATGATCGGTGGTTGCCACGGCGGCGCACATTGCAGCCGCTGTTCACCAAGAAGCATGTGCCCAGCTTCGCCGGCCATATGGCGGCCGCGGCACAAACGGTGGCCGACTCATGGGTCGACGGAGCGACCGTCGATCTGGACAAGGCGTGCCGGGCCTTGACCTTACGGGCCCTGGGACGCTCGGTGTTCGGCGTCGACCTCGACGATCGTGCCGAAGACGTCGGCCCTGCGTTGCGCACTTCGCTGTCGTGGGTGTCCGACCGTACGGTGCGGCCCGTGAACCTGCCGCAGTGGGTGCCCACCCCGGCACAACGCAAGGCTCGTGCAGGAAACGCCGTCATGCACGGCCTTGCCACCGAGATCCTCGCGGATGTGCGCGCGGATCCCGACCTCGACGCGCCGTTGGTGCGCGCACTGCTGGAGGCCCGCGACCCGGAGACGGGACGCGGCCTCACCGATGCCGAGATCTGCGACGAGTTGGTGCTTTTCGTGCTAGCGGGACACGACACCACGTCGACGACGGTGTGCTACGCGCTTTGGGCGCTGGGCCGTAACCCCGAGATTCAGGGCCGCGTGCACGCCGAGGTCGCCGCCCTCGGTGACCGTGAACTGACCACCGACGACGTCGGCAAGCTCACCTACACGGTGTGGGTTTTGCACGAGGCGCTGAGGCTGTGCCCACCGGGGGCCGCGACGACACGGATGCTCAACAAGGACGTCGCCGTCGACGGCTATCGTGCCGAGGCAGGCACCATCGCGATCGTCAACTTCTACGTCATGCACCGCAACCCGGCCCTGTGGGACCACCCGGAGCAGTTCGACCCCGAGCGGTTCAGCCCGGAGCGTTCGGTGGGCCGGAACCGTTGGCAGTACCTGCCTTTCGGTGGCGGGCCACGCTCGTGCATCGGCGATCACTTCGCGATGCTGGAGGCCACGTTGGCGTTGGCCACCGTCGTGCGCGCGGTGTCCGTCGAGTCCCAGGAATCCGACTTCCCGGTGGAGACCCCCTTCACCGTGATCGCCGCGGCGCCGGTTTTGGCCCGTGTCACCAGGAGGTAACCGCAATGAAGTTCATCGTGCACTGGACGCAGTCGCAGGCCGGCTTCCGCGATGCGGTCGACAAGTTCAAGAAGACCGGTGCCCAGGTGCCCGAGGGGGTGACGTTGCTGGGCCGTTGGTGGGGCATGAACGGGCAGGGCTTCGCCATCGTCGAGACCGACGATGCCAAGGCGATGTTCGAGTCCGCGGCCGAATGGGGGGAGTTCCTCACGATGGACGTCACCCCTGCCGTCGAGGACGCCGAGGCCGGTGAGGTTCTGGCGAAGCTCTACTGAGGCAGGGTGGTTCAGACGCCGGCCGGCATCGCCGGCCGCGCGTCGAAGCCGACCAGTGCCTGCACGACGTGGGCGACCCGGAATGCCGTCGCCTCGTCGTGCGGATGGCTGACGATCTGGACTCCCGTGGGCACCCCTTCGCCGGACAGCCCACTGGGCACCGAGAGCACCGCGCAGTGGTTGGCCACATTGAAGGGGCTGGTCATGTGGCCTTCCCAGTAGTGCTCGCGGTGACCGGCTTCGGTGTCGATGCCGTCGAGGTAGTCACCGTCGGCGCGCAGCGACGTCACGGCCGACGTCGGGCACAGCAGGACGTCGATGTCGCGCATGGCGACCGCCAGTTCGTGCTGTACGCGGGCGTCTGCGGCCAGTGACTGCACCAGCGGACAACGCTGCGCCGCGGCTGCCGCGTCCTCGATGAACCTTCGGGTATAGGCCGCGAGTTCGCCTTCGCCGCCCCGGGTTTCGCGCACCATGGCGGGGCCGAGGATGTGACCGAAGTGCGCGAAGATCGTGTCCCTGATCTGCGCGGTGGTCCAGGGCAGCGCAACGTCGACGATCTCCGCGCCGGCCCCGCCGAGCAACTCGGCCACCGCACGCGTGTTGGCGGCGACGGACTGCGCGACGGGGAAGTCGCCGAGGTGCACGGACAGTCCGATCCGCAGACCCTGCACGCCGCCGGTCCGCAGTGGCGACCGATTCACCGGGCCCCACGACGCGTGGTCGACGGCGTGACGGCCCGCCATGACCGCGCTCAGCAATGCGACGTCGGCCACGGTGCGGCCCATCGGTCCGTCGCCGCGGTACCAGTCCGCGGCCAGGGGTGGCACGCCCGGGATGCGTCCGTACGGCGCCTTGTACCCGACCGTGCCGGTGAAACCCGCGGGAATGCGGGTGGATCCGGCGATGTCGGACGCAGTGGCCAGCGTGGTGAACCCGGCGGCCAGCGCCGCACCCGCGCCGCCGGACGAGCCGCCCGGTGAGGTCTGGGGGTTCCACGGGTTGCGGGTGATGCCCCACATGGGTGAGTGGGTGACGGTGGCGCAGCTGAACTCCGGGCTGGTGGTGCGCGCGTGGATGATGCCACCGGCGGCCTTGATCCGTTCGACGACGGGATGGTCATGCTCGGCGATACGCCCGCGGTGTGCCGCGAGCCCCTGCTCCAGGCGCAGGCCGGCGATGCCGTGCTTCTCCTTGGTGGCCACGGTCAGCCCCAGCAGCGGCGGGGGCTCGTCGCCGGACGCCGCGCACCGCGTGTAGATGTCGGCGGCCGCGCGGGCCTGTGCCCGTGCGTCGTCGAACAGGGTCTCGGTGAAGGCGTTGACACCGGTGGTGCGGTCCCCGTTCTGCGCCTCGATCTGCGCGATCTGTGCATCGAGCACATCCAGCGGCGAGAGTTCGCGGCTGCGGAAGGCTCTTCTGGCCTCGGTGGCGCTCAGATACGCCAACGGTGTCATGACGCCTGTGCCCATCAGGCCACCGTCTCCGGGGCGAGCGCACCGTGCACCATCTCCCAGGCCACTCCGGTCAGTGCGTCGACCCCGGCGACCATGTCGTCGTCGGTGCTGAACTCACGCTCACAGTGGCTGACCCCGTCGACCGACGGGATGAACATCATCACGGTGGGCACGATGCGGTTCATGGGCACCGAGTCGTGCCCGGCCATGGTGCGGATGGGCCGTACGCTGAGCCCGAGGTCGGCGGCGACCTTCTGGGTCAGCTCGATGCCTGCCTGCGGGAAGCGCTGGATGTCGCGGATGTCGAAGTCGCGCACGTTGATCCGGATGTCGTGCTCTTCGGCGATCTTGGCGATGTCGGCGAGCAGGCTCGACCGCGCGGCCACGACGATGTCGGGTGAGGCCGAGCGCAGGTCGGCCACCAGGTGCACGCGGCGGGGCACCACGATCGGTGAGTTGGGTTCGACCGTGAAGCGGCCGACCGACGACACGATCGCCTCGTCCTCGAACTGGCCGACGACGTCGTGCACCAGCAGTACCACCTTGCTGGCGGCCACCAGGGCGTCGCGGCGGTCGGCCATCGCGGTGGCACCGGTGTGTGACTGCTCGCCGAGCACCTCGATGTCGAGTTTCTGCGTGTACCAGGAGTAGTCGACCGCGCCGAGCGCGATGCCCTCGCGCTCCAGGATGCGGCCCTGCTCGATGTGGATCTCGGCGTAGCCGGCGACCTCGGGCCGCGGATCGGTGCCGCGGTAGCCGATCTGGGCCAGCGCCTCGGCGACCGAGACACCCGAAAGGTCACGGACCGAAAGCATCTCGTCTTCGTCCATGAGTCCCGCGAACACCGAGGACCCCATGATCGACGGGGCGAACCTGCCGCCTTCTTCGTTGAACCAGTTGACGACCGCGAGGTTGTACCGCACCTCCCCGGTGTCGGTGCCGGTGCCGCCCTTGATCCGTTGTTCGACGCGTTCGGCCGCGTGCAGTGCGGCGATGACGCCGTAGGCGCCGTCGAAACGCCCGCCGAGCGGCTGGGAGTCCAGGTGCGACCCGATCAGGATGTACGGCGCGCCCGGGACGAATTCGACGAGCGCGAACATGTTTCCGATGCCGTCGACGCGCAGTTCCCACCCGCGATGGGCGGCGAACGCGGCGAACCAGTCGCGGCTCAGTTTGTCCTCCGGGGTGGCGGCCTGCCGGTCGACACCGTTGTTCTCGGTGGCGCCGAAGGTGGCGACGTGATGGAAGTCGGCGAGAAATGCGTGTGCAGACATGGTGATTCCTTGGTTGTCGGGTTCGTGCTCAGCCGATGCGGCGGCGGGTTTCGGGCACCCGCGCGAATATCAGCAGGAGCAGGACCACCGCGGCGGCCGCGGCCATGTAGTAGCCGGGGGCGGCGTCGAGTTCGGTCGAGGACACCAGCATCGTGCCGATGAACGGCGCGGTCCCGCCGAACACCGCGTAGGCGACGTTGTAGCTGATCGCCGCGGACGTGAAACGTGTTGCCGTGGTGAAGACCTCGACGAAGAACGTGTAGCACCCGCCGCCGTAGATGCACAGCGGCACCACGAACAGCAGCTGCCCCACCATCGCGAGCCCCAGCGACCCGCTGGTGACCAGCATGAAGCACGGGATGGACAGCACCGCGATGGTGGCCGATCCGGCGATCAGCATGGGCTTGCGTCCCACGCGGTCGCCGATGATGCCGCCGACGGGCAACAGCAGCGCGTAGAACGCCATGGCGATCGCGTTGATCAGCAACGACTGTTCGCGGCTCAGATTTCCGGTGGTCTGGACGTAGGAGACGAAATAGCCCGAGAGGAAGTAGAAGCCCATGGCCGTCAACCCCATGACGAAGATGACCTGCGCCATCCGGACCTTGTTCTCGCGGAACGTCTCCCGGATCGGGCTGAACTCCTTGTGCTCGTGCTTGGCCAGCACCTGCTTGAACGCCTCGGATTCCTCGGTCTTGGCGCGGATCCACACACCGAAGACCGCGAGCGGCAGCGCGAGCAGGAACGGGATGCGCCACCCGTAGGATTCGAACGCGGCGGCCGGCATGGTCGAGGACAGGATCAGGATCAGCGTGCCGCCCACCACTGACGGCAGCGCGGTCGCGGCGATCGTGATGTTGAGCCAGAACCCGCGGCGGTCCAGTGGCGCGTGCTCGAAGACGAACGCGGGAGCACCGACGGATTCGCCGCCCGCGGAAAAGCCCTGGATCAGCCGGCACGTGACGAGCAGGATGGGCGCGGCGATGCCGATGCTGGCGTGTGTCGGCAGCATGCCGATCAGGGCGGTGGCCGTGCCGATCAGCAACAGTGTGAGAAACAGGACCTTGCGGCGACCGATGCGGTCACCGAGGGCGCCGAAGAACAGCCCGCCCAGTGGGCGCACGAAGAACGCCACGCCGAACGTGGCGAAGGTCGCGAGCAGACCGGCCAAGCTGCTGCCGCCGGGGAAGAACAGCTTCGCCAGCGTCACCGCGGACAGGCCGTAGAGGGTGAAGTCGTAGAACTCGATGAACTGTCCGATGCCGCCCCCGGCGAGCACCCGTTTCTGCATGCCGGTGCTGGGCTGCTTGTCGGACGGCTGCGACGCGGTGGGGGCGGTATCGGGGATTTCTGCGGCTTCCGGCTGTTCTGTCTTTGTCATGTGGGCTCTCAGTCGTCGGAGATCCTGGTTGGGCCCCAGCATTGTGACCGCGCTCTCACAAGTCCAACGAAAACAATTGCACAACCTGATCGACAGAATCGATCAGCGCTGGACTGTCGCGGCATGGAGGTCCACACACACGTCTTCGACCGCCTTGGCCTTCCGGGTCAGGCGCGCGTCGCGCAGGCGCACCAGAACCACTTCGATGGGCGGGACGTCGTCGGCCAGGTCGAGGGCGACGATCCGCCGCCCGGCGTACGTGAGGTCGTGGACCAGCCGCCGGTTCAGCACCGAGTAGCCCTGTCCCAGCCCCACGTAGGAGCGCACCGTCTCGTATCCGGACACGAAGTGCCGGATACGAGGCCTCAGCCCGAGGCGCTTGAAGATGTCGAGGTAGTACTCGCGGCTGTGCTTGAGGTCGAGGAGCACGAACGGTTCGTCCTCGAAATCGCGGAGGTGTACCGCCTGCTCGGGGCGGGCCGCGCGCGGATGGTCGGCCGAGACCAGCACGTGCGGCGGGATGCGTTCGAGCGTCCGGTAGTCGAACTCGGTGCCGACGCCGAGGTCGTACATCACCGCGATTTCGCAGATGCCGTCGCGCACGGCGCGCATGAGCGTTTCCTGGTCGCCCTCCAGGAAGGTCAGCTTGATGCCGGGGTGACGTTTCTCGACGGCGGTGAGGATGTTCGGCGCGTGAAACGGTGCGATGGGCGAGAAGATGCCCACCACGAGATCGCCGACGAGTTCCTCACGTTCGGCGCGCACCGACTGGTACAACTGGTCGGCATCCTCCAGGACGGTCTTGGCACCGATCAGCAGTCTGCGGCCCTCGGCGGTGAGGCGCAGGCCACGGCTGGAGAGCCGCTGGAACAGCTCGGCGCCGACCTCGCGCTCGAGCTGGTGGATCGCCGCCGACAGCGTCGACTGGGTGACGTTGAGGTCGAGCGCGGCCGCCCGCATGTTCTCGTGCCGCGCGACGGCCGTGAAGTACCGCAATTGCACGAGGGTGAACGACTTCGCCATGTCCGAATCATTATCCCGATTCGCCGGAAGGTCTCGACAAAATACCCGGTACCTGCGGTACTGTCTGCGGCATGCGATCGGGGGTGCACGACGCGGTGATCGTCGGGGCCGGCTTTGCCGGAATCGGGGCGGCGATCCAGCTCAAACGGATGAAGTTCGACGATTTCGTGGTCCTGGAACGCGAAGACGACCTGGGCGGCACCTGGTACGTCAACCACTACCCCGGCTTGGCCGTCGACGTGCCCACCACGACGTACTCGTATTTCTTCGAGCCCAATCCGAACTGGTCACGACTGTTCTCCACGGGCACCGAAATCAAGAACTACGCCGACGACGTGGCCGACAAGTACGACGTCCGCCGCCACATCCGCTTCAACACCACCGTCACCGGCGCCCGATGGGACGAAGACGACGCCGTCTGGCGGCTTTCGCTCGCCGGTGGCGAGCAACTGCGGGCGCGTTTTCTGATCACCGCCACCGGGTTCCTGTCCCAGCCGCGCACTCCCGACATCCCGGGCATCACCGAATTCGACGGCAAGGTCATCCACACCACCGACTGGGACGACGAGTACTCACTGCACGGCCGTCGCGTCGCCATCATCGGCACCGGCGCCACCGCCGTGCAGCTGATCCCTGAACTGGCCGAGCGCGTCGCCGAGCTGACGGTCTACCAGCGCACCCCGATCTGGGTGGTGCCGAAGATCGACGTGCGGTTCCCGCCTGCGATCAAGAGGCTGTTCACGCGCGCCCCGCTGACCCAGCGCGCGCTGCGCGCGTTCACCGACGCCATCTACGCGTTCATGGTCGACACCGCCGTGCTCAAACACCGGTACTTCCGTCGGCTCAACATCGCCGCGGCCGACCTCGGCCGGCTGCACCTGGCGG
This genomic window from Mycolicibacterium goodii contains:
- a CDS encoding septum formation family protein; this translates as MTTPPGPPPPPYGAHGYPPPPPLPYGGDTGHIPPPPQKRRPRLRVLVAAVVVLAMLVAGAAVALYYMSERDATEAAEVKVGDCLAEIPDSSRVLYVQTVACDQPHKGEVFSVMQMPDGDFPGESAVLEYTDKCGPALKQYAPAAADDAAIRTLVLYPTADSWQRGDRTVTCIATSENSRTGKIG
- a CDS encoding cytochrome P450, whose product is MVEIDSRPATELPLAPRNPLPYREQIRCLRSFVDGMRRLSDAGGPVTRIVLGPRRLLPQALLITSPQGAHDVLSLPDSVADRGGSRNMRELQRLMGGNLLDLTHDRWLPRRRTLQPLFTKKHVPSFAGHMAAAAQTVADSWVDGATVDLDKACRALTLRALGRSVFGVDLDDRAEDVGPALRTSLSWVSDRTVRPVNLPQWVPTPAQRKARAGNAVMHGLATEILADVRADPDLDAPLVRALLEARDPETGRGLTDAEICDELVLFVLAGHDTTSTTVCYALWALGRNPEIQGRVHAEVAALGDRELTTDDVGKLTYTVWVLHEALRLCPPGAATTRMLNKDVAVDGYRAEAGTIAIVNFYVMHRNPALWDHPEQFDPERFSPERSVGRNRWQYLPFGGGPRSCIGDHFAMLEATLALATVVRAVSVESQESDFPVETPFTVIAAAPVLARVTRR
- a CDS encoding DUF3303 domain-containing protein, with translation MKFIVHWTQSQAGFRDAVDKFKKTGAQVPEGVTLLGRWWGMNGQGFAIVETDDAKAMFESAAEWGEFLTMDVTPAVEDAEAGEVLAKLY
- a CDS encoding amidase — protein: MGTGVMTPLAYLSATEARRAFRSRELSPLDVLDAQIAQIEAQNGDRTTGVNAFTETLFDDARAQARAAADIYTRCAASGDEPPPLLGLTVATKEKHGIAGLRLEQGLAAHRGRIAEHDHPVVERIKAAGGIIHARTTSPEFSCATVTHSPMWGITRNPWNPQTSPGGSSGGAGAALAAGFTTLATASDIAGSTRIPAGFTGTVGYKAPYGRIPGVPPLAADWYRGDGPMGRTVADVALLSAVMAGRHAVDHASWGPVNRSPLRTGGVQGLRIGLSVHLGDFPVAQSVAANTRAVAELLGGAGAEIVDVALPWTTAQIRDTIFAHFGHILGPAMVRETRGGEGELAAYTRRFIEDAAAAAQRCPLVQSLAADARVQHELAVAMRDIDVLLCPTSAVTSLRADGDYLDGIDTEAGHREHYWEGHMTSPFNVANHCAVLSVPSGLSGEGVPTGVQIVSHPHDEATAFRVAHVVQALVGFDARPAMPAGV
- a CDS encoding M20 family metallo-hydrolase, with amino-acid sequence MSAHAFLADFHHVATFGATENNGVDRQAATPEDKLSRDWFAAFAAHRGWELRVDGIGNMFALVEFVPGAPYILIGSHLDSQPLGGRFDGAYGVIAALHAAERVEQRIKGGTGTDTGEVRYNLAVVNWFNEEGGRFAPSIMGSSVFAGLMDEDEMLSVRDLSGVSVAEALAQIGYRGTDPRPEVAGYAEIHIEQGRILEREGIALGAVDYSWYTQKLDIEVLGEQSHTGATAMADRRDALVAASKVVLLVHDVVGQFEDEAIVSSVGRFTVEPNSPIVVPRRVHLVADLRSASPDIVVAARSSLLADIAKIAEEHDIRINVRDFDIRDIQRFPQAGIELTQKVAADLGLSVRPIRTMAGHDSVPMNRIVPTVMMFIPSVDGVSHCEREFSTDDDMVAGVDALTGVAWEMVHGALAPETVA
- a CDS encoding MFS transporter translates to MTKTEQPEAAEIPDTAPTASQPSDKQPSTGMQKRVLAGGGIGQFIEFYDFTLYGLSAVTLAKLFFPGGSSLAGLLATFATFGVAFFVRPLGGLFFGALGDRIGRRKVLFLTLLLIGTATALIGMLPTHASIGIAAPILLVTCRLIQGFSAGGESVGAPAFVFEHAPLDRRGFWLNITIAATALPSVVGGTLILILSSTMPAAAFESYGWRIPFLLALPLAVFGVWIRAKTEESEAFKQVLAKHEHKEFSPIRETFRENKVRMAQVIFVMGLTAMGFYFLSGYFVSYVQTTGNLSREQSLLINAIAMAFYALLLPVGGIIGDRVGRKPMLIAGSATIAVLSIPCFMLVTSGSLGLAMVGQLLFVVPLCIYGGGCYTFFVEVFTTATRFTSAAISYNVAYAVFGGTAPFIGTMLVSSTELDAAPGYYMAAAAAVVLLLLIFARVPETRRRIG
- a CDS encoding LysR family transcriptional regulator, translating into MAKSFTLVQLRYFTAVARHENMRAAALDLNVTQSTLSAAIHQLEREVGAELFQRLSSRGLRLTAEGRRLLIGAKTVLEDADQLYQSVRAEREELVGDLVVGIFSPIAPFHAPNILTAVEKRHPGIKLTFLEGDQETLMRAVRDGICEIAVMYDLGVGTEFDYRTLERIPPHVLVSADHPRAARPEQAVHLRDFEDEPFVLLDLKHSREYYLDIFKRLGLRPRIRHFVSGYETVRSYVGLGQGYSVLNRRLVHDLTYAGRRIVALDLADDVPPIEVVLVRLRDARLTRKAKAVEDVCVDLHAATVQR
- a CDS encoding flavin-containing monooxygenase, translated to MRSGVHDAVIVGAGFAGIGAAIQLKRMKFDDFVVLEREDDLGGTWYVNHYPGLAVDVPTTTYSYFFEPNPNWSRLFSTGTEIKNYADDVADKYDVRRHIRFNTTVTGARWDEDDAVWRLSLAGGEQLRARFLITATGFLSQPRTPDIPGITEFDGKVIHTTDWDDEYSLHGRRVAIIGTGATAVQLIPELAERVAELTVYQRTPIWVVPKIDVRFPPAIKRLFTRAPLTQRALRAFTDAIYAFMVDTAVLKHRYFRRLNIAAADLGRLHLAASIRDRDLRRKLTPDYDFGCKRPTFSNSYYRAFTKPHVHLQADGIDHIEPDGIVNADGGKTVIDTLVLATGFDLWEANFPAIEVIGRQERNLGKWWRQTRFQAYQGVSMPHFPNYLSLASPYAFLGLNFFNTMEYQMRLMERLFGEVKRRGARTFEVTEDANRRYLDRMTDLLGDSLFTLGNCASARSYYFNPSGEATLLRPMTTRRAVVEASRFPLSDYIFA